In a genomic window of Platichthys flesus chromosome 24, fPlaFle2.1, whole genome shotgun sequence:
- the sec24d gene encoding protein transport protein Sec24D encodes MSQQGYVAAPPYSQAQPGMGGYQGGFGSGPTQPLYGHYGGPPQAFTAPPAGMMKSPVSSPAGMPPPQVGSSYNPNVQQNGAHPQRYPAPPAVSAPYGQPPQAPYNSMASPAPPAAQQLTNQMSAMNMGSYAPGPLQSPPPPTGSAAQQPFQAPPPPAMGHPQMLPGLQSLHSPQQMPPQMAPPQSFHPSQQMPPQMAQQQSPQMGMGGMGGPFPGPPPPGPGGFQQPGPGPNGPQGYPQQAGQFGGYMAGPQQGMPGAFPGTPGSLAGPPQKKLDPAVMPSITKIIQEDQANHGGEVFSTSIRGTVPPLVTTDFTAWDQGNASPRFMRCTTYSLPCTADLAKQCQVPLACIIKPFATLQKNEAPLYVVDHGETGPIRCNRCKAYMCPYMKFIDGGRRYQCSFCNCVNEVPAFFFQHLDHNGRRVDFNERPELCLGSYEFTATLDYCKNNKPPNPPAFIFMIDVSYNNIKSGLVKLICNELKTLLEKLPREAGEESSAIKVGFVTYNKVLHFYNVKSALAQPQMMVVSDTAEVFVPLLDGFLVNFQESRAVICNLLDQIPDMFADTNESETVFAPVIQAGVEAFKAAECSGKIFLFHSSMPTAEAPGKLKNRDDKKLVNTEKEKNLFQPQKGVYEQLSKDCVAQGCCVDLFLFPNQYLDLATMGDVPSHTGGSVYKYNNFQVETNGEHFLRDLRKDVQKSIGFDAIMRVRTSTGFRATDFFGAIHMNNTTDVEMAAVDCDKALTVEFKHDDTLSEEAGALLQCAFLYTTISGQRRLRIHNLSLNCSSQLLDLYKACETDSLINFFAKSAYRAILNQPLKNVRDILVNQTAHMLACYRKICAEPSAASQLILPSTMKVFPVYMNSLMKTAPLVSSTELSTDDRAHLRQSVMAMGVEDTQLLLYPRLIPLHDLDVGGDALPASVPCTEESLADSGMFLLENGLSMFLWLGQAIPPDLIQSIFNLPSLAHLQDNLFSLPELDNPLSKKVRSIISGLLEKRPNSMKLVIVRQKDKPEVIFRQFLVEDKSLFGGASYCDFLCHVHREIRQLLT; translated from the exons ATGAGTCAGCAGGGTTATGTCGCCGCACCCCCGTACTCCCAGGCCCAGCCAGGGATGGGGGGCTACCAAGGTGGATTTGGGAGTGGTCCTACACAGCCCCTCTATGGGCACTACGGGGGGCCACCTCAGGCATTCACCGCTCCACCAGCAG GGATGATGAAATCGCCGGTTTCCTCTCCTGCCGGCATGCCTCCGCCTCAAGTCGGCAGTTCGTACAATCCAAACGTCCAGCAGAATGGCGCTCATCCACAAAG GTACCCTGCTCCACCAGCTGTATCTGCTCCTTATGGACAACCCCCACAGGCCCCATACAACAGCATGGCCTCACCTGCCCCgcctgcagcacagcagctcaCCAATCAGATGAGTGCTATGAACATGGGAAGCTATG CCCCAGGGCCCCTGCAGAGCCCTCCTCCACCAACAGGCTCTGCAGCCCAACAGCCTTTCCAGGCGCCTCCTCCACCAGCAATGGGCCATCCACAGATGCTTCCTGGCCTGCAGTCACTCCACTCACCCCAGCAAATGCCCCCTCAGATGGCTCCACCGCAGTCATTCCACCCATCCCAGCAAATGCCCCCTCAGATGGCTCAACAGCAGTCACCCCAAATGGGCATGGGAGGCATGGGCGGTCCTTTTCCCGGCCCACCGCCTCCAGGCCCTGGAGGTTTTCAGCAGCCTGGTCCTGGACCCAATGGTCCCCAAGGATACCCACAGCAAGCTG GTCAGTTTGGGGGTTACATGGCTGGGCCCCAGCAGGGCATGCCAGGGGCCTTCCCCGGAACACCGGGCTCACTGGCTGGCCCTCCGCAGAAGAAACTGGACCCTGCCGTTATGCCAAGCATA ACCAAGATCATACAGGAGGACCAGGCTAACCACGGAGGAGAGGTCTTCAGCACAAGCATCAGAGGAACGGTTCCACCTCTGGTCACCACTGACTTCACAGCATGGGACCAGG GCAATGCCAGTCCCAGGTTCATGCGCTGCACCACCTACTCCCTCCCCTGCACCGCCGATCTGGCCAAGCAGTGCCAAGTGCCCCTGGCTTGCATCATTAAACCCTTTGCCACTTTGCAAAAGAATGAG GCTCCTCTATATGTTGTGGACCACGGTGAGACGGGCCCCATCCGCTGCAATCGATGCAAGGCCTACATGTGTCCCTACATGAAGTTTATCGATGGCGGCCGGCGCTACCAGTGCTCTTTCTGCAACTGTGTCAATGAAG TGCCAGCTTTCTTCTTCCAACATCTGGACCACAATGGCCGTAGGGTGGACTTCAACGAGAGGCCTGAGTTGTGCTTGGGATCCTACGAGTTTACAGCCACCCTCGATTACTGCAAG AACAACAAGCCTCCGAATCCTCCCGCCTTCATCTTCATGATCGACGTGTCCTATAATAACATCAAGAGTGGCCTGGTCAAGCTGATATGTAACGAGCTGAAGACCCTGCTGGAGAAGCTGCCcag AGAGGCAGGCGAGGAGAGCTCGGCGATTAAAGTGGGCTTCGTCACCTACAACAAGGTCCTGCACTTCTACAACGTGAAGAGCGCTTTGGCCCAGCCCCAGATGATGGTGGTGTCGGACACGGCGGAAGTGTTCGTCCCGCTGCTCGACGGCTTCCTCGTCAACTTCCAGGAGTCGAGGGCCGTCATCTGCAA CCTCCTGGACCAGATCCCTGACATGTTTGCCGACACCAACGAGAGTGAAACGGTCTTTGCTCCCGTCATCCAGGCCGGCGTGGAGGCATTTAAG GCCGCAGAATGTAGCGGAAAGATCTTCCTCTTCCACTCCTCCATGCCCACGGCCGAGGCTCCTGGCAAACTCAAGAACAGGGATGACAAAAAGCTGgtcaacacagagaaagagaaa AACCTGTTCCAGCCTCAGAAAGGAGTGTATGAGCAACTGTCCAAGGACTGTGTGGCACAGGGCTGCTGCGTGgatctcttcctcttccccaaCCAGTACCTCGACTTGGCAACCATGGGTGATGTGCCCTCGCACACCGGTGGCTCCGTGTACAAGTACAACAACTTTCAG GTGGAGACAAATGGGGAGCATTTCCTGAGGGACCTAAGGAAAGATGTGCAGAAGAGCATCGGATTTGACGCCATCATGCGCGTTCGCACCAGTACAG GCTTCAGAGCCACAGACTTCTTCGGAGCCATCCACATGAACAACACCACAGATGTAGAGATGGCAGCTGTGGACTGTGACAAGGCCTTGACCGTGGAGTTCAAGCACGACGATACACTCAGCGAGGAGGCCGGAGCGCTGCTGCAA TGTGCCTTCCTGTACACCACCATCAGCGGCCAGCGACGCCTGCGTATCCACAACCTCAGTCTGAACTGCAGCTCGCAGCTGTTGGACCTGTACAAGGCCTGCGAGACCGACTCGCTCATCAACTTCTTCGCCAAATCAG CTTACCGTGCCATATTGAACCAGCCTCTAAAGAATGTGAGGGACATCCTGGTCAACCAGACAGCCCACATGCTGGCCTGTTACAGGAAGATCTGCGCCGAACCTTCTGCCGCCAGCCAG CTGATCCTGCCGAGCACCATGAAGGTGTTCCCAGTCTACATGAACAGCCTGATGAAAACAGCCCCCTTAGTGTCGAGCACGGAGCTGTCCACCGACGACAGAGCCCATCTGAGGCAGTCGGTCATGGCCATGGGGGTGGAggacacacagctgctgctctaCCCTCGCCTCATCCCACTG caCGACCTGGACGTTGGAGGCGATGCTCTGCCCGCTTCGGTGCCCTGCACAGAGGAGTCTCTTGCCGACTCTGGCATGTTCCTGCTGGAGAACGGCCTCTCCATGTTTCTGTGGTTGGGCCAAGCGATCCCCCCTGACCTCATCCAGAGCATCTTCAACCTGCCCTCCCTCGCCCACCTTCAAGACAACTTG TTTTCGCTGCCAGAGCTGGACAACCCGCTGTCGAAGAAAGTCCGATCCATCATCAGTGGCCTGCTTGAAAAGAGGCCGAACTCCATGAAG CTCGTCATCGTGAGGCAGAAGGACAAGCCGGAGGTGATATTCCGCCAGTTCCTCGTGGAGGATAAAAGTCTGTTCGGCGGCGCCTCCTACTGTGACTTCCTTTGCCACGTTCACCGGGAGATCAGGCAGCTGCTCACCTAA
- the LOC133950043 gene encoding synaptopodin-2, with the protein MGTGDYICVTLRGGAPWGFTLREGEGDTYRPFLISQVEEGGRAFSAGVQEGDEVVSLNGEPCAELALLRALALIDTSIDRLQLLLKRYGSIPEDEESDTHCGEREPSSEALASTTLHILSPKHRSQSPRELYISESQDQAYYGEPDSNTEAPKGPQLLCTQLDAPLSDGQRCQEPVIREKEGQRCFSPGNMVELQVSLSEQTSDQAGCCSLGSALGVEGGLSDREVIETIHTSAISHNVPSSVREPLGQHGVVLGSPSVLGQVEVILQQPSAAGAGRGILSVGGPRVSGSVGSQSEGEEGGGYCEGDPGSFTVSFGIPTDEASQAAEQDSDSEGDRDKPNKHRARHSRLRRNESLSEKQLKEHKSKCKLIALLLTAAPPNPNNKGVLMFKKHRQRAKKYTLVSYGTGEDEPENSDDEDEEEEDEKQETHTVEFTLVAPSDSDLDKNFLTNVHSSKGVLTINWDKGLLDIERNLNNKAEMECLPDTKGKGALMFVQRRQRMDELGAEHDELRRQGIPVEGVPEPEKKTMEQSYMQSTTEGHAYMDVNVHQQSQQQYQQYQEQQFHEQQQSYQQQQQSYQQQQQSYQQQQQSYQQQQAYQQYQQQQYEQQHYQQQQVYQQQQEYQQQHQQMQQYSSNINGTVQHQTNEMQSSLSNRTAKPFSAAPTMCGTNTDSVGQGEELASRDERIATPASRTGLLMDARKRNTGKQMFTFKEAPKVSPNPALLNLLNKGDKKLGFESGPEEDYLSLGAEACNFLQPPRAKQKNPPPVAPKPAIDPSSLWSPQIEMNNQDMAQCAENSASTPAAAPTTDTTPAPEQEPTPAPAPEPSSPPAPAEAAASTNTEGQHTWTLSEPESKKEPIQVTTQEENGQIYSNPQPEPLPVTTWAPAQSQSQQASTNSWHPVQVQPQEPPPSQSPPQLPWVTRQNSQTLAQPPPPTKTWTPQIQPSWSQPQEPAQAQTHAQAAWAQPPEQPQPHPQIQPPWAQPLEQPHPQQQAYPPWAQPLEQPQSQPQVHPPWAQPLEQPQPQPQVQPPWAQPLEQPQPQVQPPWAQPLEQPQVQQMQPTWGQPQEQVQQQTQAPWAKPLEADTQPQPPWMQPSQQKSQVQPPWVQQAQPESEPQSPWVQQQQKQAPQQAWPQAQAPSQSQPPWVSAQPQQQQQPSINAWPPSQAQAQAQPPWMQAPQAQPQAQPQANLNPWAPVPAQAQPQPSWPQQPPGHGQHSMNSWAQEQNQAPNQPPHWAQPVPAQSTPQPNWQPATAKSPPQPSTNTAWPPAQTQPQTHWAQESQQTPVNVSTSMVNTPPSPKPWLQPQNAPQNRTPPSPPQRMHSFTIRQRASPPINPMATILNPSSADPANDMPVVRGKGADMFAKRQSRMEKYVVDSETVEANKASRSSSPAASLPNEWKYSPNVRAPPSRAYNPIHSPSYPPAATKQIPQSSPASKDKKKAKGKPAPKPLNVIDVMKHQPYQLDSSLFTYGPGVVAPKLPAPKPDSSPSDPPAENQPISYEQMAPIQPTGPLIAPYPQQAYGMPMQPMMHEGHYQQTPANVYANPNAYQQPPAGPYQQAYNQQYQQAAPPVNHPQAPQPANPSYQQAPQVPYPPASSPPYMAAPSVPYQPQPPSSFVVPSFPVAARPESASGGNPAAAPKPRFTAKKSTAQVWKPAEVDKE; encoded by the exons ATGGGCACCGGGGATTACATCTGCGTGACGCTGCGTGGGGGTGCACCCTGGGGATTCaccctgagagagggagagggagacaccTACAGACCCTTCCTCATTTCACAG GTGGAAGAAGGAGGCCGTGCCTTCTCGGCTGGCGTGCAGGAGGGCGACGAGGTGGTGTCGCTGAACGGAGAGCCGTGCGCCGAGCTCGCCCTCTTACGGGCCCTTGCCCTCATCGACACGTCAATCGAccgcctgcagctgcttctcaaAAG ATACGGCTCCATTCCTGAAGACGAGGAATCAGACACACATTGTGGTGAGAGGGAACCTTCGTCTGAGGCTTTAGCGAGCACCACCCTCCACATCCTCTCCCCAAAGCACAGATCCCAAAGCCCGAGGGAACTCTACATATCCGAGTCCCAGGACCAGGCCTACTATGGGGAGCCGGACAGCAACACAGAGGCCCCCAAGGGACCCCAGTTGCTTTGCACCCAGCTGGATGCGCCCCTGTCTGATGGTCAGAGATGCCAAGAGCCTGTTATCAGGGAGAAAGAAGGACAACGGTGTTTCTCCCCTGGGAACATGGTGGAGCTCCAGGTTTCCCTGTCTGAGCAAACTTCGGACCAGGCGGGCTGCTGCTCTCTTGGGAGTGCACTCGGGGTCGAGGGGGGACTCTCAGACAGGGAGGTTATCGAGACCATCCACACCTCCGCCATATCGCACAATGTGCCGAGCTCCGTGAGAGAGCCACTGGGCCAGCATGGGGTGGTGCTCGGCTCCCCTTCGGTGCTGGGGCAGGTGGAGGTCATTTTGCAGCAGCCATCAGCAGCCGGGGCAGGGAGGGGCATCTTGAGCGTGGGAGGCCCCAGGGTCAGTGGAAGCGTAGGCTCCCAAAGTGAaggggaagaaggaggagggtaCTGCGAGGGAGACCCTGGGTCTTTTACGGTCTCATTTGGAATTCCCACAGATGAGGCGtcacaggcagcagagcaggactCCGACTCTGAGGGGGATCGAGACAAACCTAACAAGCATCGGGCAAGGCACTCCA GGCTCAGGCGTAACGAGAGTCTGTCCgagaagcagctgaaggagCACAAGTCCAAATGTAAACTTATTGCTCTCCTCCTCACGGCTGCTCCGCCCAACCCCAACAACAAAGGGGTGTTGATGTTCAAGAAACATCGGCAAAGGGCCAAGAAGTACACGCTTGTGAGCTACGGCACTGGAGAGGACGAACCAGAGAACAGCGAcgacgaggacgaggaagaggaagacgaaaAACAAGAAACCCATACTGTCGAATTTACCCTTGTGGCTCCGAGCGATTCTGACCTAGATAAGAATTTCCTGACTAATGTCCACAGTAGCAAAGGTGTGCTGACTATCAACTGGGACAAAGGTCTCCTTGATATTGAAAGGAACCTGAACAACAAAGCAGAGATGGAGTGTTTGCCTGATACCAAGGGAAAGGGGGCCCTTATGTTTGTCCAGCGGCGTCAGAGGATGGATGAGCTAGGTGCTGAGCACGATGAGCTCCGGCGCCAGGGGATTCCCGTGGAAGGAGTGCCGGAGCCTGAGAAGAAGACAATGGAGCAGTCTTATATGCAGTCAACGACAGAGGGCCATGCTTACATGGATGTAAATGTACACCAGCAAAGCCAACAGCAGTACCAGCAGTATCAAGAGCAACAGTTCCATGAGCAACAACAGAGCtaccaacagcagcaacagagctatcaacagcagcaacagagctatcaacagcagcaacagagcTACCAACAGCAGCAAGCATACCAACAGTACCAGCAACAGCAGTATGAGCAGCAGCATTATCAACAGCAGCAAGTgtatcagcagcagcaagaaTATCAGCAACAGCACCAGCAAATGCAGCAGTATTCTTCAAACATCAATGGCACAGTCCAACATCAAACCAATGAAATGCAGAGTTCTTTAAGCAATCGCACTGCAAAGCCTTTCTCAGCTGCTCCGACAATGTGTGGGACCAATACAGATTCGGTGGGTCAAGGGGAGGAGCTAGCATCCCGAGATGAGCGCATAGCTACCCCTGCTAGTAGGACTGGCCTTCTGATGGATGCAAGGAAAAGAAATACTGGCAAGCAAATGTTCACATTTAAGGAAGCCCCAAAAGTGTCACCTAACCCGGCCTTATTGAACCTCCTAAACAAGGGTGATAAGAAGTTGGGTTTTGAGTCAGGACCTGAGGAAGACTACCTCAGCCTTGGGGCTGAGGCTTGTAATTTCCTCCAGCCTCCACGAGCTAAACAAAAGAATCCTCCACCAGTGGCTCCAAAGCCTGCGATCGACCCCAGCTCTCTCTGGTCCCCACAGATAGAAATGAACAACCAGGACATGGCTCAGTGTGCTGAAAATAGTGCTTCCacacctgctgctgcccccACCACAGACACTACTCCTGCTCCAGAGCAAGAGCCAACCCCTGCACCTGCTCCTGAACCCTCTTCCCCTCCTGCCCCTGCGGAGGCTGCTGCCAGCACCAATACAGAAGGGCAGCACACGTGGACTCTCTCAGAGCCTGAATCTAAAAAAGAGCCTATCCAAGTGACAACTCAAGAGGAAAATGGTCAAATTTATTCTAATCCGCAGCCAGAGCCTTTACCTGTAACCACCTGGGCCCCAGCACAATCCCAGTCACAACAAGCATCTACCAATTCCTGGCATCCAGTTCAAGTGCAACCACAGGAACCACCTCCAAGTCAGTCCCCACCACAGTTACCTTGGGTGACAAGACAAAATTCTCAGACCCTGGCTCAGCCTCCACCCCCCACAAAGACTTGGACCCCTCAAATTCAGCCGTCCTGGAGTCAGCCTCAAGAACCGGCACAAGCCCAGACACATGCTCAGGCAGCCTGGGCCCAGCCTCCAGAGCAACCACAGCCTCATCCACAGATCCAACCACCATGGGCCCAGCCTCTAGAGCAACCTCATCCTCAGCAACAGGCCTATCCACCCTGGGCCCAGCCTCTAGAGCAACCACAGTCTCAGCCACAGGTTCATCCACCCTGGGCCCAACCTCTAGAGCAACCACAGCCTCAGCCACAAGTTCAGCCACCCTGGGCCCAGCCTCTAGAGCAGCCTCAGCCACAAGTTCAGCCACCCTGGGCCCAGCCTCTAGAGCAGCCACAAGTTCAGCAAATGCAACCAACTTGGGGTCAGCCTCAAGAACAAGTGCAGCAGCAGACCCAGGCCCCATGGGCAAAGCCATTAGAGGCGGATACACAGCCTCAACCGCCATGGATGCAACCATCCCAGCAGAAATCCCAAGTACAACCTCCTTGGGTTCAACAGGCTCAGCCAGAATCCGAGCCACAGTCGCCGTGggttcaacaacaacagaaacaggCTCCACAACAAGCTTGGCCACAGGCCCAGGCACCCTCTCAATCACAGCCACCTTGGGTCTCAGCTCAgcctcagcagcaacagcagccctCAATTAATGCATGGCCACCATCACAAGCTCAAGCCCAAGCTCAGCCCCCATGGATGCAAGCACCCCAAGCACAACCTCAAGCGCAGCCTCAAGCCAATTTGAATCCATGGGCACCAGTACCTGCCCAGGCTCAGCCCCAACCATCATGGCCCCAGCAACCTCCAGGGCATGGACAGCACTCAATGAATTCTTGGGCTCAAGAGCAAAACCAGGCCCCAAATCAACCACCACATTGGGCTCAACCAGTTCCAGCCCAGTCCACACCACAGCCAAACTGGCAACCAGCCACAGCAAAGTCTCCACCACAGCCATCAACGAATACAGCCTGGCCTCCAGCTCAGACTCAGCCTCAGACACATTGGGCACAAGAGTCCCAGCAAACACCTGTGAATGTTTCCACGTCAATGGTGAACACTCCTCCTTCTCCAAAACCATGGCTTCAACCACAAAATGCCCCACAAAACCGCACCCCACCCTCTCCACCCCAGCGAATGCACTCTTTTACCATACGTCAAAGAGCTTCACCGCCGATCAACCCGATGGCCACTATCTTAAACCCATCATCAGCAGATCCAGCGAATGACATGCCAGTTGTAAGAGGGAAGGGAGCGGATATGTTTGCCAAGAGACAGTCTCGTATGGAGAAGTATGTTGTGGACTCCGAGACTGTGGAAGCGAACAAGGCAAGCCGGTCATCATCACCAGCAGCCTCCTTACCGAATGAGTGGAAATATAGTCCAAATGTACGTGCTCCACCTTCACGGGCGTATAATCCTATTCACTCACCTTCTTATCCCCCAGCAGCGACAAAGCAGATCCCTCAATCTAGTCCTGCATCCAAAGATAAGAAAAAAGCCAAAGGGAAACCTGCACCTAAACCCCTTAATGTTATAGATGTGATGAAGCATCAACCATATCAACTTGATTCCTCTCTCTTTACTTATGGTCCAGGAGTGGTGGCTCCGAAGCTCCCTGCGCCTAAGCCCGATAGTTCCCCTTCTGACCCCCCTGCTGAAAACCAACCAATTAGTTATGAGCAAATGGCTCCCATCCAACCAACTGGACCACTTATTGCTCCATACCCCCAGCAGGCCTATGGGATGCCCATGCAGCCAATGATGCATGAGGGCCACTACCAGCAAACCCCAGCTAATGTTTATGCCAACCCTAATGCTTATCAGCAACCCCCTGCTGGCCCTTACCAGCAAGCATATAACCAACAGTATCAACAAGCTGCCCCACCTGTTAATCATCCCCAAGCTCCTCAACCGGCAAACCCTTCCTACCAACAGGCACCGCAGGTTCCTTACCCACCGGCCAGCAGCCCTCCCTACATGGCGGCTCCTTCAGTGCCTTACCAGCCACAGCCTCCCAGTAGCTTTGTTGTTCCTAGTTTCCCTGTGGCTGCTAGGCCTGAATCTGCATCAGGTGGCAACCCTGCAGCCGCTCCTAAGCCTAGATTTACTGCCAAAAAGAGCACAGCTCAGGTGTGGAAGCCGGCAGAAGTTGATAAAGAGTGA